The genomic stretch TAGCTGTATTTTCTATGCGACTAAATATAAACTAGAAGATTTAATTGCTAGAGGTCAATTTTATAAAGGATTAGTTTTATTTGATTTAGGTAAATACAGTAATTCGCTAGATAGCTACATACAAGCTAGTGAGTACTATGAAAAACAAAACAACGAAATGTATTATAGCTTAAGGTATAACATTGCTTTGTTAAAACTAAAGGTAAGATCTCATACAGAAGCTATCGAAATTTTTAAAGAAAATTTAATTTATGAGAATAAGAAAGCCACCTATGGCAAATCTTATTTAAATATTCTATATGGATTAAGCATAGCATATACATCTAACCGAATGTTGGACTCTGCATATACAATTAATAAAAAAGCATATCAACAAGCACTAAAATTTAATGACCATAGTCATTTATACTTTACTTATGCTCAAGGAGCATTACATTATGTAAAAAAAGATTATAAATCTGCTAGAGATAGTCTATTAAAATCTCTGTCATTTTTAAAGAAAAGCAAAGATTATTCTAATTTAGCTATATCTTATTATTACTTAGGTTCAATCTCAAGTGTTGAAATTGATAAAATCAAATATTACAAGAAAGTAGACAGTATATTTAAAGTGAAAAAGTATATTATACCTACTCCAAGAAAGGCGTATGAAGGATTAATAAATTATTATAAAAGTAAAGATGATTTTAAAAATCAGCTTTATTACACAGATAGATTACTTATTGTAGATACTGTAATAAATAAAGAGTATCGTAATGTTTCACAAACTTTTTACAACGAATATGATACGCCTAGATTAATAGCAGATAAAGAATTACTAATTTTTAAATTAAGTACAGAAAACACAAGTTTTAAGTACAAAATTTTTATTCTCTTAATAGCTCTTATCTTTGTTTTAATCATATTAATTTTAGTATATAGAAGAAAAAAAAGAAATGAGCTAAAATTACGCAAACTAGTTACATCGCTTGAGGTTAAGTCCAACATAAAAGAAACTAATATTTTAAAACATTGTTGTCCGATAAAAAAGAAGCCAACAAGTTGGCTTCTTTAAATGAATCGTAAATTTGTATTGCGAAACACAAAATACGATGGGCAAAAGTACTTATTTTTCTAGTAAGTCTGTTTTCGGACAGCTGATTTCTTTAATTGATGATTCAATGATAAAAAAGGAAGTTAAAAAGTGTAATTCAGACCGTTATACGAAGCGGTTTACTACAAAGGATCATCTGATAAGTATGCTTTTTTGTTCCTTTTCCAAATGCACATCTTTACGTGAGATATCTGGAGCAATGCTTGGTTTATCTGGGAAAACGAGTAGTTTTCAATTGAATCATATACCTAAAAGAAGTACATTATCAGATGCAAATAAAAAAAGAGACGTTTTAGTTTTTGAAAATATTTACCATCAATTATTAAAACAATATGGTGGTTTTTTATCGGACAGCCGAATTAAAGATGTTATAAAAAAGCAAGTTAAAATCTTTGATAGTTCAACAATAAGTCTGTTTAAAAATATAATGGAGTGTGTTGGCAGACATTCAAAAAGTGGTAAAAGAAAAGGTGGAATCAAAGTTCATACAGTAGTGAATGCAGATGAAATTGTACCGAGTTTGGTTTGGTTTAGCGAAGCAAAAACACACGACCATAAATTTTTAGAAAAATTAAATTGTGATAAAAACACAATTTATGTTTTTGACAAAGGCTTTAATGATTACAGGGCTTTTGAGCATTTTACAGCATATGAAACAGGATTTGTAACTCGAATAAAAGACAATGCTTCTTATAGAAAAATTGAAGATTTAGATGTTGCAGATTATATTCATAATGGAGTTTTAGAAGATCAAATAATTGAAGTAGAAGTAAAAAAAGGCAAAGAAAAAACCCCATTGAAATTAAGAAAAGTAACTTTTTATGATCGAGTAAATAAAAGAGAATTTGAGTTTTTAACTAATTTATTTGATTTAAGAGCCGATTTAATTGCTGCTTTGTATAAAATTAGATGGCAAATTGAGTTATTATTTAAACAATTAAAACAAAATTTTCCTTTGAAATATTTTTTAGGAGATAATGAAAATGCTATTAAAATACAGATATATTGCGTTTTAATAGTCAATTTGTTATTTGCAGTCATAAAAAAGAGGCTAAAAAGAAGTTGGGCTTTTTCTAATTTAGTTAGTTTCTGTAAAATTCACCTTTTCAATTATATTAATCTGATGAAATTTTTAGAAAACCCTGAAAAAGACTGGATAATTGATAAGGCTGAAAGTGAACAGCTAACATTTAATTGGTAGCCTGTTTTTAGAAAAACATGAAAACTGAAAATTAAAACACTGAAAATCAAATGAATAAAAATTAAAATCAAGTGGTTTTAATTTTTATCGGACAACAATGATTTTAAAAGAAAAAAAACGTAAATCATTTATTGATAAAGACACCCTAAATCAAATACTAAAAAGTCTAGACGAGTTTGAAAAGAATAATTTTTTTTTAACTCCTAAACTTACATTAAATTCATTTGCTAAAGACTTAGATACAAATAGTAAATATTTATCAATAGTAATAAATGATTATAAATCTCAAACCTTTAAAAATTATGTCAATAATTTGAGAATAGAATATATGTAAGCACTCGGTAAAACCCGTATTGCATATTTCAGGATGATTTTGTAAGACTGTATTTTACATAAAAGGAGTTATGAAAAACCGTATTACACTGATAGTTAGCAAGCTTAGTATTTCTAGTTCTTAGATAGGTGTCTGATTTTAAGCTATTCTTAGTATTGGAGAGATTCTGCTAAGAAAATGGTATTTCTTTAACAATTTAAACTACTGCTGGATTTTTCCAATTTTGTGGTAGTAATTCTTCTAATTTATTGGCTTTATGCTCAGGTAATCTTTTAAAGACATCATGTAGCCACAGATACGGATTTACATCATTGATTTTACAAGTAGCAAAGAAAGAATACATGATAGCTGCATGTTGTGCAGCCTTGTGAGATCCCGCGAAGAGATAATTTTTGCGCCCGAGTGCCAGTGGTCTAATTGCATTTTCTATTAGGTTGTTATCAATCAGATACTTTCCATCTTGTGTGTAAGCGCTTAGCTTATCCCACAAGTTTAAACTATACGCAAAAGCCTTTCCAATAGCGCTTTTAGGCAATACTTTACTGTACTCTTGTTGCATCCAAGTATGAAGCTTTTCTAAAATAGGCTTCGCACATAACTCTCTATAGCGTTTTATGGTCTGTGTATTTGTAGTACGCTCTTTTATTTTTCGCTCTATGGCATATAGTTTTTGGATTTGCCCCATAGCATGGCTGGCTCTTGCGTTATCATTATCAAGTGCTTTTTCAAAATAGCGCCTGGCATGTGCCATGCAAGCCAAGAGCTTTATCGGATGTTTGGTACTTAGATTTTGGTATGCTCTATATCCATCAGTTTGCAATGTTCCGCTAAACTGTTGTAAAAAATCTTTTGGAACTTTTGCTGACCTGCTAGGATCGTACTTAAATAATACTAATCGTTCCACTGGTGCATGGAATACCCAATGATATCCTGTATGCAAGCTTCCGTTTTTATGATTGTCTTGAACTTTGATCGGCGACTCGTCCCCTTGGAGGTACTGACTTTGTAATACTACTTTTTGTAGGACTTCATATAATACCTCCAATTGTGTTACTCCTTTAGAAAACCAACCTGTCATTGATGACATTGCTACAACAACGTCTTCTCTTTTTAAAATTTGTATCTGACGATAAAAAGGAAGATGATCCACGAACTTGCTGACACAAATATGGGCTAATAATCCAGCTCCAACATTGGATTTTGGCAAGATCATGCTAGGAAGTGAAGCAATAACGATTCCTGCATCATTTGGTAATGCATATTTTGGACGAATAATTTTACGAACATAGACCCTAGAAGGCGTATACTCCAATACTTCTGTAATTTCTTCACCTATTTTAATACTACCTTGAGCAATATGCACAGGTTCTACTATTTCTTCAACTCTTGGTAAATGCGAAGCTAATGGTAAACGAATAGGATGCTTTTTTGTTTTTGACCGATTGTAACTAATCTGCTGTTGTACTACCGCTGTCTGCTCAGAAGTTTCTTCTGTAAATAGTCCTAATTGAAGTGCATCTGTGTTAGGAACAAATCGTTCGCTTTTACTACCAAAAATAAGGCGTTTTAACTCAGATAACTGTAATTCTAAATTTTGATAGTTAGAGAGTAACTGTTCATATTCTGATTTAGGAATCTGAACATAATCTTGATCGATAACCACTGTAGATAAGGATGTTTTCACATGTTAAAAATACAAATACTCCTTAGAAAAAACAATGTTTTACAACAATTTATGCAGGTATTTGATATCGCTTTTTTCTACGAATATGAGAGATTGAAATACCATCGATAAGTAACACCAATTGCGAATAACTAAGAGTAATACCCATCACAGAAGCATCATATACAGGCAACTCAAAGCGACCAGATTCCAAGCGTTTATAATACAACACAAAACCACCATCTTCCCAATGTAATATTTTTACTTTATCACGTGATTTGTTGATAAATATATATGCAGTTCCATCCAGAGCAGAGCCGTTGAGTTCTTTTTGGATAATACCTGCTAGACCATCAAAACTCTTACGCATATCGGTGGGGTGACTATATAAATGATAACGGTGTGAAATTCCTAGTCCAAACATGATATAAGTTGAGTTAATGAGCAAAGAGTCTTTTGATTTAATAAACAGGTATCTAAATGTAGACGAACACCGTTTGGATATTCAATTTTAATTGATGAATCAGAAGTAGTCATGGGCATATCAACTTCAATAGGAATAAATTTACTCCAAGATGGTTCTTCTCTAGGATGAATTTCCGCTTGATCTAATTTCTTTTCAAGATGATAGTGTTTCAGCCAATATTTTAAAGTAGCCAGCTTGATATCTTCACGCTCACAAAAATATTTCTGATCGATATCTTCTAAGTACATCATTTCTATCAAGGCAAACATACGCTCTTGTTTCTTGGAGTTTTTCATCTGACTAAAATAATCCACTCAAAGATTCTCTGCAATATGCAGTTTACCGAAGGCTTACGAATATATTGTAGAAAACTTATATAGTAATCCAATTTTGAGAAATTACACTATAAGTGCAATAGCTTTAGAAGCTGGTTTTTCGAGTACAGAATCTTTTACTAGAGCTTTTAGTAAGAAAACAGGGTTAAATGTATCATATTTTTTACAAAATATTAAATAGCTGTTTACTAGTTGATTAGTGTTTTTTATGTTTCTACTTTCGCCGAAAACAGAAATACATTTCTTTTTTAATTGTTTGTATGGTTATATATTTAACAAATTTTAAAATCAAAATAGAAATGAAAAAACGTAAAAAGCTTAACTTAGGAAAAATTAAAATAGTAAATTTCAATGCCGTTTATAAATTGATCGGAGGTCAAGAGTCAAACAATAAGAGTTGTGGTGGTGATGATTGTGATCCAGAAGTCACACAAACTAATACAGATACTAGAGAAATTGATGGTTGCAAAAGTATATCAGTTTGTAATCCTAGTTGTGAATAATAATAAATTGAATTATGTGCAAACTATGTTTAAAAATGTTCTCTTTACTCTTGTTGCTTTTTGTCTCGTGTAAGACAAAAAGCAATATAATAAAGAATACACTATTTGAGTCAAAAAGAGCTTATATCTATGAAGAGTTTTGGCATTTTAAAGATATCTTAAAAGATAGTGTACCAGGAATAAGCTTAGACATAGCATACGACCTCATTAAAAGAAAAAAAGGAGTAGCAACAATTGTTGCCGTCATTGATACTGAATTAGATATATCACACGAAGATCTAAAAAATCGAATATGGATTAATGAAGATGAAATACCAAATAACGGTATTGATGACGATAACAATGGTTACGTGGATGACATTCATGGATGGAATTATGTAGGAAGTACAGAAAAAGATAATATTCCTTACGGGTTTTATGAATATGTTAGAATTATTAATAATTTTGATTCAATTTACAGGGATGTTATTCATTTAAGTGATATTGAGAAATCTCAAAGAGAGAGTTTCAAAAAATACCAAAAAGCATTTGAAGCTTATCATTTTAAATTAGAGTCAACAAGAGCAAATGTTAAAAGATATGAGATGGTTAAACAACGCTATCTTAATGCAAAAAAAATAACTAATCAATATATTAGTGACATTCTTAATACAAGTCAACTACAACTGGATTCTTTAAAAAACATAATTTCAAATAGCGATCACAAGAAAGCAATACAGCGATTTAATGATTTTAAAAAATATGGTGTAACAGAAAGTTGGATTGACAATAAGATAAAATTTCAGCAAGAAATTATAAACTACAAATTGAATTTTCATTTTAAAGAACGGTATCTAATAAATGATGATCCCAATGATCTTTATGATTTTCCATACGGCAATAATAATATTCAAGGGACAACTGGAATAAGTCATTCCACGAAAGTTTCTTCTGTAATAGCAGCTACTAGGAATGACACATTAGCAGAAGGAATAAATGACAAGGTGAAAATCATGCCTTTAAGTATTTCAGTATCTGCAAGTGAACATGATAAAGATATAGCTTTAGCAATACGGTATGCTGTAGATAATGGAGCAAAAGTGATAAACATGAGTATTGGGAAAAATTTCTCATTATATCCAGAATGGGTTTATGAAGCATTAAAATATGCAGAAAAACACGATGTTTTAGTAGTAACATCATCAGGAAATGATGGTTCTAATCTTGATAAAGTAAATAATTTTCCAAATGATGCTATTGGCGGGAAAGAATTCATAAATAACTTCCTAAAAGTAGGAAATACATCTTACAGAGTAGATTCTATGTTTGTTTACAGTAGTTCCAATTATGGAAAAAAAGAAGTTGATATATTCGCTCCAGGAACAAAAATTACTTGTATAAATAGATGGAAAAAGATTTCAGATACAGGTACTTCTTTGTCATCAGCTGTAGTTAGTGGCATTGCTAGTTTGCTGTTTTCTTACTATCCTAATCTTACAGCAGTAGAGGTAAAGAAAATCATTATGGAATCGGGTGTTTCATATGATATGATGGTATTAAAACCATATCCAAATGGAGAAAAAAGAGATCCTAAAAAAGTCCCTTTCAGCTCACTCTCAAAATCAGGCAAAATAGTAAACGCCTATAACGCATTACTCATGGCAGAAGAAGTTTCAAAAAAGAAGAAAAAGAAAAGAAAAAAATAACCAACTATGTATCTCATTTGGGCACTCCTAAACACTGCTTTTGTCATCCTATTTTTCGGATTGGCATTAACACTTTTTACAAAAGGTAAACAACTATTCAATAACAAATACGGCAATGCAATCATTGTCGTATTTGTTTTGGGAGTTATAACTATGTTAGGCGCAAAAGAAAGAGACTTTAGCAATACACGTGTATATCACAGTGGCAAAGACATTAAAGGAAACAATGTTGCATCACGTTCTGTAAAAATAGAAGAAACAATTCCGTTTGCGTTGCATTTTGATGTGTCATTTAAGAAAAACGACAAAGACGAGTTGGTTCCAAGTAGCAGCAGAAGCAATATGTCAGGATTTACAAGTGGCTACGATTGGCAATATATGAATGCTGCTATCAACAAACAGGAAAACGGAACGTTTAGCTACGATATGAGTGGCGTACTGCA from Kordia antarctica encodes the following:
- the tnpB gene encoding IS66 family insertion sequence element accessory protein TnpB (TnpB, as the term is used for proteins encoded by IS66 family insertion elements, is considered an accessory protein, since TnpC, encoded by a neighboring gene, is a DDE family transposase.) gives rise to the protein MFGLGISHRYHLYSHPTDMRKSFDGLAGIIQKELNGSALDGTAYIFINKSRDKVKILHWEDGGFVLYYKRLESGRFELPVYDASVMGITLSYSQLVLLIDGISISHIRRKKRYQIPA
- the tnpC gene encoding IS66 family transposase — encoded protein: MKTSLSTVVIDQDYVQIPKSEYEQLLSNYQNLELQLSELKRLIFGSKSERFVPNTDALQLGLFTEETSEQTAVVQQQISYNRSKTKKHPIRLPLASHLPRVEEIVEPVHIAQGSIKIGEEITEVLEYTPSRVYVRKIIRPKYALPNDAGIVIASLPSMILPKSNVGAGLLAHICVSKFVDHLPFYRQIQILKREDVVVAMSSMTGWFSKGVTQLEVLYEVLQKVVLQSQYLQGDESPIKVQDNHKNGSLHTGYHWVFHAPVERLVLFKYDPSRSAKVPKDFLQQFSGTLQTDGYRAYQNLSTKHPIKLLACMAHARRYFEKALDNDNARASHAMGQIQKLYAIERKIKERTTNTQTIKRYRELCAKPILEKLHTWMQQEYSKVLPKSAIGKAFAYSLNLWDKLSAYTQDGKYLIDNNLIENAIRPLALGRKNYLFAGSHKAAQHAAIMYSFFATCKINDVNPYLWLHDVFKRLPEHKANKLEELLPQNWKNPAVV
- a CDS encoding IS4 family transposase, with translation MGKSTYFSSKSVFGQLISLIDDSMIKKEVKKCNSDRYTKRFTTKDHLISMLFCSFSKCTSLREISGAMLGLSGKTSSFQLNHIPKRSTLSDANKKRDVLVFENIYHQLLKQYGGFLSDSRIKDVIKKQVKIFDSSTISLFKNIMECVGRHSKSGKRKGGIKVHTVVNADEIVPSLVWFSEAKTHDHKFLEKLNCDKNTIYVFDKGFNDYRAFEHFTAYETGFVTRIKDNASYRKIEDLDVADYIHNGVLEDQIIEVEVKKGKEKTPLKLRKVTFYDRVNKREFEFLTNLFDLRADLIAALYKIRWQIELLFKQLKQNFPLKYFLGDNENAIKIQIYCVLIVNLLFAVIKKRLKRSWAFSNLVSFCKIHLFNYINLMKFLENPEKDWIIDKAESEQLTFNW
- the tnpA gene encoding IS66 family insertion sequence element accessory protein TnpA, whose amino-acid sequence is MKNSKKQERMFALIEMMYLEDIDQKYFCEREDIKLATLKYWLKHYHLEKKLDQAEIHPREEPSWSKFIPIEVDMPMTTSDSSIKIEYPNGVRLHLDTCLLNQKTLCSLTQLISCLD
- a CDS encoding AraC family transcriptional regulator; protein product: MRNYTISAIALEAGFSSTESFTRAFSKKTGLNVSYFLQNIK
- a CDS encoding S8 family serine peptidase, giving the protein MFSLLLLLFVSCKTKSNIIKNTLFESKRAYIYEEFWHFKDILKDSVPGISLDIAYDLIKRKKGVATIVAVIDTELDISHEDLKNRIWINEDEIPNNGIDDDNNGYVDDIHGWNYVGSTEKDNIPYGFYEYVRIINNFDSIYRDVIHLSDIEKSQRESFKKYQKAFEAYHFKLESTRANVKRYEMVKQRYLNAKKITNQYISDILNTSQLQLDSLKNIISNSDHKKAIQRFNDFKKYGVTESWIDNKIKFQQEIINYKLNFHFKERYLINDDPNDLYDFPYGNNNIQGTTGISHSTKVSSVIAATRNDTLAEGINDKVKIMPLSISVSASEHDKDIALAIRYAVDNGAKVINMSIGKNFSLYPEWVYEALKYAEKHDVLVVTSSGNDGSNLDKVNNFPNDAIGGKEFINNFLKVGNTSYRVDSMFVYSSSNYGKKEVDIFAPGTKITCINRWKKISDTGTSLSSAVVSGIASLLFSYYPNLTAVEVKKIIMESGVSYDMMVLKPYPNGEKRDPKKVPFSSLSKSGKIVNAYNALLMAEEVSKKKKKKRKK